Proteins from a single region of Nomascus leucogenys isolate Asia chromosome 2, Asia_NLE_v1, whole genome shotgun sequence:
- the LOC105739308 gene encoding uncharacterized protein LOC105739308: MEVTVTHDGSLDNQPIQNTDLDIRRPRVQILPCSLSAGKLWSIYLASPSRFSLLRNEDTQAATSQNDSHPRLSKPPDRRQRSPTAQRHFLKTWGAQRQKQPIHPGAVPYAAGSQHPEPPGKTEATWFNIAFHRRGNNHRKKGLVRSGTWDPQAVSLILMGIQRRREPLVGHKGTE; the protein is encoded by the exons ATGGAAGTGACTGTGACCCACGACGGGAGCCTTGACAACCAGCCAATTCAGAACACAGACCTTGACATCAGAAGGCCCcgagttcaaatcctgccttgCTCCCTTTCAGCTGGAAAGCTTTGGTCAATTTACTTAGCCTCTCCAAGCCGGTTTTCCCTTCTGCGAAATGAGGATACACAAGCTGCCACCTCACAGAATGACT CTCACCCACGCCTCTCCAAGCCTCCCGACAGAAGACAGAGGTCCCCCACAGCCCAGAGACATTTCCTGAAGACATGGGGAGCGCAGAGGCAGAAGCAGCCCATCCACCCAGGAGCTGTCCCCTACGCTGCCGGGAGCCAGCACCCAGAGCCGCCAGGTAAAACTGAGGCCACCTGGTTCAACATTGCCTTTCACAGAAGGGGAAACAACCACAGAAAGAAGGGCCTGGTAAGAAGTGGAACCTGGGACCCGCAAGCGGTGTCTCTCATCCTGATGGGGATCCAGAGGAGGAGGGAGCCTTTGGTGGG ACACAAAGGAACAGAATGA